The following proteins are co-located in the Microcystis wesenbergii NRERC-220 genome:
- a CDS encoding recombinase family protein: protein MSIIPIWLEGGPRSGKTTALVGEFRRWVSRDRSKSSPLARSILVFAANDDNKRELADQLALAVKGSYPILCKTPLGFLTDEVILFWPLIFESLGLKAQFPRRLRPETEQELATRLWQPAIAEFFQLTSINEYRFVRQVLDLLQLAGASGVPAEKIPERLADGLSETDLKRVLAINEQETPEKVGELIIQWRDWSLERGLLSYGIIYELYWRYLFPDSRYQQQLLKRFRAVFADDVDDYPAIAKDLLSFFLDHDCFSVFTYNPQGKIRLGLTADPDYLQKLAARCQIMPLSTTNGLAAQFSETVLSLISDGNYLGNLPDQFISVQTTSRAELLRKTATAIIQAVNQGAVKPEEIAVIAPGLDEIARYSLMEILTGAGIAVQPLNEQRPLISCPLIRALLTLLALVYPNLGRLAPQEAIAEMLVIFSRYRWDEERNLIPDIDPVRAGLIADHCYQVHPENPRLLAIETFPRWDRLGQKACTAYERICHWIEGMKKRQQEAKLFPIFVLNQAIEQLLNDGENLPFDHLAALRELMETAQHFWEIDRRLRESEPSFQSPSETISQFIQLLRRGTITANPYPVRQFIKSSSAVTLGNIFQYRSFRSSHRWHFWLDCSSPLWEQGGAATLFAAPIFWRKSPYQRWTAEAELEENQARLQRILRDLLARVSEKVILCHSDLGVSGTEQTGQLLSLVQAAKDYNYSIT, encoded by the coding sequence ATGTCAATCATACCAATTTGGCTCGAAGGTGGCCCGCGATCGGGCAAAACCACCGCTTTAGTCGGGGAATTTCGGCGCTGGGTGTCTCGCGATCGATCAAAATCATCCCCCCTTGCTCGATCGATCTTAGTTTTCGCTGCCAACGATGATAATAAACGAGAATTAGCCGATCAATTAGCCCTTGCTGTTAAGGGTAGCTATCCGATTCTCTGCAAAACCCCTTTAGGTTTTCTCACCGATGAAGTCATCCTGTTTTGGCCGTTAATTTTCGAGTCTTTAGGGCTAAAAGCGCAATTTCCCCGCCGATTACGCCCAGAAACGGAGCAGGAACTCGCCACCCGTCTCTGGCAACCAGCGATCGCTGAATTCTTCCAGCTTACCAGCATAAATGAATATCGTTTCGTCCGTCAAGTTCTCGATTTGTTACAATTAGCCGGCGCTAGTGGTGTTCCCGCAGAAAAGATACCCGAAAGATTAGCCGACGGATTATCAGAAACAGATTTAAAACGAGTTTTAGCGATTAATGAGCAGGAAACACCAGAAAAAGTGGGAGAATTAATCATTCAATGGCGTGATTGGTCTCTAGAACGTGGTTTATTAAGTTATGGTATCATCTACGAACTCTATTGGCGCTATTTATTTCCTGATAGTCGTTATCAGCAGCAACTATTAAAACGCTTCCGGGCAGTTTTTGCGGACGATGTGGACGATTATCCGGCTATTGCCAAGGATTTACTCAGTTTTTTCCTCGATCATGATTGTTTTAGCGTTTTTACCTACAATCCCCAGGGAAAAATTCGCTTAGGATTAACTGCCGATCCCGATTATCTACAAAAATTAGCGGCACGCTGTCAAATTATGCCATTATCTACCACTAACGGGTTAGCAGCTCAGTTTAGCGAGACGGTTCTCTCCTTAATCAGCGACGGTAACTATCTTGGCAATCTTCCCGATCAATTCATCTCCGTGCAAACCACCTCTCGCGCTGAATTGTTACGGAAGACAGCCACAGCTATTATTCAAGCAGTCAATCAAGGAGCAGTAAAACCCGAAGAAATCGCCGTTATTGCCCCCGGTTTAGACGAAATCGCCCGTTATAGCCTGATGGAAATTTTAACCGGTGCCGGGATAGCCGTTCAACCCCTCAACGAACAACGACCCCTGATCAGTTGTCCTCTGATTCGGGCATTATTGACCCTTCTCGCCCTTGTTTACCCAAATTTGGGGCGTTTAGCCCCCCAAGAGGCCATAGCGGAAATGCTGGTGATTTTTAGCCGTTATCGCTGGGATGAAGAACGAAATTTAATTCCCGATATCGATCCGGTTCGCGCCGGATTAATTGCCGATCATTGTTATCAAGTGCATCCAGAAAATCCTCGTTTATTAGCGATCGAAACTTTTCCCCGTTGGGATCGCTTAGGACAAAAAGCTTGTACTGCCTACGAAAGAATTTGTCACTGGATCGAAGGGATGAAAAAACGGCAGCAGGAAGCCAAACTTTTCCCGATTTTTGTCTTAAATCAGGCGATCGAACAATTATTAAACGATGGGGAAAATTTGCCCTTCGATCACTTGGCAGCTTTGCGAGAATTAATGGAAACTGCCCAACATTTTTGGGAGATCGATCGCCGTTTGCGTGAGAGTGAACCCTCTTTTCAAAGTCCCAGCGAAACTATTAGTCAGTTTATCCAACTTTTGCGCCGTGGTACAATTACCGCTAATCCCTATCCTGTGCGACAATTTATTAAATCTTCCTCAGCAGTTACCCTAGGCAATATCTTTCAATATCGTTCTTTTCGTTCTAGTCATCGTTGGCATTTTTGGCTAGATTGTTCCTCCCCACTCTGGGAACAAGGAGGTGCTGCTACTCTTTTTGCCGCACCAATTTTTTGGCGAAAAAGTCCCTATCAACGCTGGACAGCAGAAGCAGAATTAGAGGAAAATCAGGCACGTTTACAGAGAATTTTAAGGGATTTATTAGCAAGAGTAAGCGAAAAAGTTATCCTCTGTCACAGTGATTTAGGAGTATCGGGAACCGAGCAAACTGGACAACTTTTATCCTTAGTACAAGCGGCAAAAGACTATAATTATAGTATTACTTGA
- a CDS encoding proton extrusion protein PcxA, with protein MNLNRILQGVNQWLLQTPERSLDEAYHAALKIKEIEDKHFQGRKVANEFSNYGSSTNSYFIAEVKGYLQKIKVRLTEFKASRSIVNTFGPNQPTINNGVITVTTDVCLKKLQFIDGVIGKYQGNYWQEELEDVPKSLQTRNVERETAKIKTSRNRSFLAAGSLEEEEIIKNNKSQKATEKPGVLPRSFVNTFNRIKQEIDPQAEESEEAVLKRFRNSRYKTAISLKFILLLIIVPLLTQQLTKTFLITPLVNKYFQQQEQFIFINQDLEEEAFSELRRFEEALHFRGMIGLAPKLSKEEIEGEITKKAAVLSEEFRQRGLNAIANIFADICSLIAFGFVVAFSRREIEIVKSFLDGILYNLSDSAKAFLIILFTDIFVGFHSPHGWEVILEGLSRHFGLPENREFNFLFIATFPVILDTVLKYWIFRYLNRISPSAVATYRNMNE; from the coding sequence ATGAATCTTAATCGGATTTTGCAAGGTGTTAATCAATGGTTATTACAAACTCCCGAACGTTCTTTAGATGAGGCGTATCATGCAGCTTTGAAGATTAAGGAGATAGAAGACAAGCATTTTCAAGGGCGAAAAGTGGCGAATGAATTCTCGAATTATGGCAGCAGCACTAATTCCTATTTTATCGCAGAAGTTAAAGGTTATCTGCAAAAAATTAAAGTCAGATTGACGGAGTTTAAAGCTAGTCGCTCGATCGTTAATACCTTCGGACCCAATCAACCGACAATTAATAATGGGGTGATTACTGTCACCACAGATGTTTGTCTGAAAAAACTTCAGTTTATCGATGGTGTTATCGGAAAATATCAAGGTAATTATTGGCAAGAAGAGCTTGAAGATGTCCCCAAAAGTCTCCAGACCCGAAATGTTGAGCGGGAAACAGCGAAAATAAAGACTTCTCGAAATCGCTCTTTTTTAGCAGCGGGTAGTCTTGAAGAGGAGGAAATAATCAAAAATAATAAATCGCAAAAAGCCACGGAAAAACCGGGGGTTTTACCCCGTTCTTTTGTCAATACTTTTAATCGCATTAAGCAGGAAATCGATCCCCAAGCGGAGGAATCGGAGGAGGCAGTTTTAAAAAGATTTCGCAATTCTCGTTATAAAACAGCCATTTCTCTCAAGTTTATTTTACTGTTAATTATTGTTCCTTTATTAACCCAGCAATTAACCAAAACTTTCCTGATCACCCCCTTGGTTAATAAATATTTCCAACAACAGGAACAGTTTATTTTTATCAATCAGGATTTAGAAGAAGAAGCTTTTTCGGAATTGAGAAGATTTGAGGAAGCTTTACATTTTCGAGGTATGATTGGTTTAGCCCCCAAATTATCTAAGGAAGAAATCGAGGGAGAAATTACTAAAAAAGCGGCGGTACTAAGTGAAGAATTTCGCCAACGAGGTTTAAATGCGATCGCTAATATTTTCGCCGATATTTGTTCCCTGATTGCCTTTGGTTTTGTTGTCGCTTTTAGTCGTCGGGAAATCGAGATTGTCAAGTCTTTTCTTGATGGCATTCTCTATAATCTTAGCGATTCAGCTAAAGCTTTTTTAATTATTCTCTTTACCGATATATTTGTCGGTTTCCACTCTCCCCACGGTTGGGAAGTGATCCTAGAAGGTTTAAGTCGTCATTTCGGTTTACCGGAAAATCGCGAGTTTAATTTTCTCTTTATCGCCACTTTTCCCGTTATCTTGGATACAGTCCTAAAATATTGGATTTTCCGTTATCTCAATCGCATTTCTCCCTCGGCAGTGGCTACCTATCGTAATATGAATGAATAG
- a CDS encoding Rpn family recombination-promoting nuclease/putative transposase has protein sequence MKTDTIFYQLLQTFPGLIFELLGESTQKAENYQFSSREIKELARRFDGIFLPTTAAPELIIYFVEVQFQDKSDFYWRFLTEIVIYLNQYKPVQDWIAVALFASRNLDNNFPYQLRGFEITGQIRRIYLDELIDNPHPSLGLGIIQLIVATPQLAQQRGKPLLEKAIAEIDDLVFQQKVVELIERTLAYKFTNLSRSELEAMFGLDDLRQTRLYQEAKEEGREEGREEAKTEAIAGLLALGLSIEQIATALQLEPTKVQETAARLSSQN, from the coding sequence GTGAAGACCGATACAATTTTTTATCAACTCTTGCAAACCTTTCCGGGGTTAATTTTTGAATTACTGGGAGAATCAACCCAGAAAGCTGAAAATTATCAATTCTCCTCCCGAGAAATCAAAGAATTAGCGCGTCGTTTTGACGGTATTTTTTTACCGACCACAGCAGCACCGGAACTAATTATTTACTTTGTTGAAGTGCAATTTCAGGATAAAAGTGATTTTTATTGGCGATTTTTAACAGAAATTGTCATCTATCTCAATCAGTATAAACCCGTTCAGGATTGGATAGCTGTAGCTTTATTTGCCTCCAGGAATCTGGATAATAACTTTCCCTATCAACTGCGGGGATTTGAGATAACGGGACAGATCAGACGTATTTATTTAGACGAATTAATCGATAATCCGCATCCGTCTCTGGGTTTAGGAATTATTCAGTTAATCGTCGCTACACCCCAATTAGCACAGCAACGAGGAAAACCACTTTTAGAAAAAGCGATCGCTGAAATTGATGATCTAGTTTTCCAGCAAAAAGTTGTAGAATTAATTGAAAGAACCCTGGCCTATAAATTTACTAATCTTAGTCGCTCGGAGTTAGAAGCTATGTTCGGATTAGATGATCTCAGACAAACTCGACTTTATCAAGAAGCTAAAGAAGAAGGTCGTGAAGAAGGTCGTGAAGAAGCTAAAACTGAAGCGATCGCTGGTTTACTAGCTTTAGGTTTAAGTATAGAACAGATTGCCACTGCTTTGCAATTAGAACCTACCAAAGTACAAGAAACAGCAGCAAGATTATCCTCCCAAAATTAG
- a CDS encoding hemolysin family protein, whose product MFSATTEILVIFFLILLNGVFALSEIAIVSARKIRLEQLARDDRRAAVALKLANDPNQILSTVQIGITLVGIFAGAYGGANLSVSVAQLLAQVPVLAPYSQALGLGLVVLIITYLSLVVGELVPKRLGLSNPEKIAILVAGPLDKLSKIVSPVVHLLSQSTNLILGLLGISGNNNDSPITEEELKIMLKQGTEAGTFEEAEQDMVERVLGLGDRRVSQIMTTRPDVVWLDLEDGAEINRQKLIESNHTRFPVCQGSLDEVLGVIEVTDLLADCLTGESFDLTKDLQQPLFVPESTRGLKVLELVQQSGHHIALVVDEYGVIQGLVTRKDILEAIVGDLPQLDDIEDAQIVQREDGSWLIDGTVAIEDFKELFEISELPGEKQGNYHTLGGFIITHLGRIPGAADHFEWQRLRLEVVDMDGNRVDKVLVTLLLDDL is encoded by the coding sequence ATGTTCTCGGCGACTACCGAAATTCTTGTTATCTTCTTCCTCATTCTCCTCAATGGAGTCTTTGCTCTCTCGGAAATTGCCATTGTCTCGGCCCGCAAAATCCGTTTGGAACAATTAGCCAGAGATGATCGACGGGCGGCGGTGGCCTTAAAATTGGCCAATGATCCCAATCAAATTTTATCAACGGTGCAGATTGGTATTACCCTAGTGGGAATCTTTGCCGGGGCCTACGGAGGAGCTAATTTATCGGTCAGTGTGGCGCAATTATTGGCGCAAGTTCCCGTTTTAGCCCCCTACAGTCAAGCTTTGGGATTAGGATTAGTGGTGTTAATTATTACCTATCTATCCCTGGTGGTGGGGGAATTAGTCCCGAAACGGTTAGGTTTAAGTAATCCCGAAAAAATCGCTATCCTCGTTGCAGGTCCTCTCGATAAGCTATCAAAAATTGTTTCGCCCGTTGTCCATCTTTTGAGTCAATCGACTAATCTGATTCTCGGTTTGTTGGGGATTAGCGGTAATAATAATGATTCCCCAATTACGGAAGAAGAATTGAAAATTATGCTTAAACAGGGAACCGAAGCGGGAACCTTTGAGGAAGCAGAACAGGATATGGTGGAAAGGGTGTTAGGATTGGGCGATCGCCGAGTCAGTCAGATTATGACCACGCGCCCGGATGTTGTTTGGCTAGATTTGGAAGATGGTGCCGAAATTAACCGCCAGAAGCTGATTGAGAGCAATCATACCCGTTTTCCCGTGTGTCAGGGCAGTTTAGATGAGGTTTTGGGGGTAATCGAAGTCACAGACTTATTAGCCGATTGTTTAACCGGTGAAAGTTTCGACCTAACAAAGGATTTACAACAGCCGCTTTTTGTGCCGGAAAGCACCAGGGGTTTAAAGGTTTTAGAATTGGTGCAGCAAAGTGGTCATCATATTGCCTTGGTAGTGGATGAGTACGGGGTGATTCAAGGATTGGTGACGCGCAAGGATATTTTAGAGGCAATTGTCGGCGATTTACCCCAATTAGATGATATTGAAGATGCTCAGATCGTGCAGCGGGAAGATGGTTCTTGGTTGATCGATGGTACAGTGGCGATCGAAGATTTTAAAGAATTATTTGAAATTAGTGAATTACCGGGGGAAAAACAGGGCAATTATCACACTCTAGGTGGTTTTATTATTACCCATCTTGGCAGGATTCCGGGGGCTGCCGATCATTTTGAATGGCAAAGGTTGCGCTTGGAAGTGGTGGATATGGACGGTAATCGCGTCGATAAGGTGTTAGTCACGCTATTGTTGGATGATTTGTAA